The sequence below is a genomic window from Ottowia sp. SB7-C50.
CCAGAACGCCCTCGTCCCGCCGCATCGCCGTCATCGGCGCAGGCATCGCCGGCCTGGCCTGCGCGCGCACGCTGCAGCGCGCCGGCTGCGACGTGCAGGTGTTCGAAGCCGCCGACGAACCCGGCGGCCGGCTGGCGTCGCAGGACTCGCCCTTTGGCACCTTCGACACCGGCGCACAGTACTTCACGGTGCGCGACGCCCGCTTCACCCAGGCGCTGCAGGCCACCGCCGCCGACGTGGTGCGCCCATGGAGCGCCAATGCCGTGCGCGTGCTGGACGAGCATGGCCGCGTCGTCGAAGCCGCACTGCCCGCGCGCGAAGCGCACTGGGTCGCGGTGCCGTCGATGAACGGGCTGCCCCAGCGCTGGGCCGCGCCTTTGCAGGCCGCCAGAGCCTTGCACCTGGGCACACAAGTCGAACGCATCGCGGTGCACCCGGCCGGCTGGCAGGTGCAGGCGCGTGACGCGTCCGACCCGCACCGCCCCCCCGGATGGCTTTGATGCCGTCTTGCTGGCCGTGCCCGCGTCTGGAGCGCGAGAGCTGCTATCGAAGGTGGAGCACCTGGCCCCGCTGGCGCAACGCGTGGAAGGCGTGGATGTGGCGCCCTGCTGGACGCTGATCACGGCCTTTCCGCACGCTGCGCAGCCCACGCTGAACACGCTGGGGCCGCAATGGAATGCGGCGCGCAGCACGCACCACCGCGTCGCCTGGCTGGCGCGCGAATCGTCCAAGCCCGGCCGCACGCTGATCGAGCGCTGGACCGTTCAGGCCAGCCCCGGCTGGTCGCGCGAGCACGAAGGCGACGACCCGGCGCGCGTCAGCGCCAAGCTGCTGAAGGCCTTCGGCGAAATCACCGGCATCCGTGCCACGCCCACCTTCGCCGAAGCCCGCCTGTGGCGGCAGGCACAGACGCTGGTGCCGCTGGGCGAGTCTTTCGTGTGGGACGCCGCGCTGGGCGTCGGCGTGTGTGGCGACTGGTGCATCGGCCACCGCGTGGAAGACGCCTTCGTCTCGGGGCTGGAGCTGGCGCTGCGCGTCATCGGCGATTGACCGCGCTGGCGGCGCCGCGTTGGCGCCGTTGACCGCTTTGCCATGTACATCGGCAGATTCGCGCCCTCGCCCACCGGGCCCTTGCACGCCGGCTCGCTGGTCGCCGCGCTGGCCAGCTGGCTCGACGCCCGCGCGCACGGCGGCCGCTGGCTGGTGCGCATCGAAGACGTGGACACGCCGCGTTGCGTGCCGGGGGCGGACCAGTTCATCCTCAGCCAACTGGCCGCCTGTGGCCTGATGCCGGACGAAGCGCCGGTGTGGCAGTCACAGCGCACCACCCACTACCGCGCCGCGCTCGACCGACTCGTCGCCAGCGGCCATGCCTACCCCTGCGCCTGCTCGCGCAAGGACATCGAAGCCGCGCAGGCCGCGCGCGGCACCCTGCGCCAGCGCGGGGCCGAGCTGCCCTATCCCGGCACCTGCCGACCCGAGCACGGCGGGCTGAATGGCCGCGCCCCGCGCGCCTGGCGCCTGCATACCGGAAATTTTTCATTCAATGACGCGCCAGCGCATAGCCTGTCAGCGGAGTCAGCTACCAACTCAATAGCAAACGTCACTCCATTGCGCTGGCATGACCGCCGTCTGGGCACCCAGCACCAGCACGTGGAGCAAGCGGTCGGCGACTTCGTCCTGCTGCGCGCCGACGGCCTGTGGGCCTACCAGCTCGCCGTGGTCGTGGACGACGCCTTGCAGGGCATCACGCACGTCGTGCGCGGCGAAGACCTGGCCGACAACACGCCGCGCCAGATTTTGCTGCAGCGCGCGTTGGCTGTGCCTACGCCGCGCTACCTGCACACCCCGCTGGTGCTGGCGAAAGACGGACAGAAGCTGAGCAAACAGAATGGAGCCCAGGCGCTGGATGTGAGCCAGCCGCTCGTCGCCCTCACCCACGCGGCGCAAACGCTCGGCCTGTCTGCGCCACCGGCAGGCACCGTCGGCCTGGCGTTGGCTGCTTGGCGTGACGAATGGGCGCGCCGGTGGGCGGCCGGGTCCGGCTGAGCGTGGCAGCCGGTGCCAGCATGGCCCGGGGGCCGATCACACGCGTTGCTTGAACGAACAGCCAACAAAAAACCCGACACGAAATCACTCGTGTCGGGCTTGATGATTGGTAGGCGCGATTGGACTCGAACCAACGACCCCCACCATGTCAAGGTGGTGCTCTAACCAGCTGAGCTACGCGCCTGAAATCGATTCGAACTTCGAATTATAGCACCGCGCCAAGCGTTTAGCGTCGCCGGGCTGCGCGGACGCCTGTCACGTCCTGGACTTGGCTCAGCACATGGGCAAGGCGCTGCGTGTCGCTGACTTCGACGGTGAAGGTCATCCACGCCCATCCCTTGACGGACTGGGTCTGCACGCCGATGACGTTCATCTTCTCGCGCGCGAATACGTCCGAGATATCGCGCAGCAGGCCCTGGCGGTCAAGCGCCTCCACAGCCACATCGACGGGGTAGGCCGGCGCCTTGCCGGTCGCCGGCGTGCCCCAGCCGACCTCGATCACCCGTTCGGGCTCGCGTGCCTGCAGGTCGCGAAAGCTCGCGCAGTCGCGCCGGTGCACGCTGACGCCGCGTCCGCGCGTGACGTAGCCGGCGATGTCGTCGGGCGGCGCGGGCTTGCAGCAGCGCGCGGGTTGGGTCAACAGCGAATCGAGCCCCACCACCAGCACGCCGCCGCGACCGCCGTGGTTCGGCGTGGGCTTGCGCAGAAACGCCTGTTCGTCGGCGGCGGGCGTGGGCGCCGGGGGGGCGCAGCACGACTTCGATGGCGTGCATCGACAGTTCGTCCTTACCCACCGTTTCGAACAGCGCATCGGGTGTCTTGAAGCCCAGCTCTGCCGCCAGGTGTTCCAGCGACAGCGCGGTACGGCCCTCGCGCTGCAGCAGCTTTTCCACCATTTCACGGCCGCGCGCAATCGTCTCGCGGGTGTGCTGCGCGTTGAACCACGCGCGCACCTTGCTCTTGGCGCGATTCGACGCCAGGAAGTGCAGGTCCGGATTCAGCCAG
It includes:
- the gluQRS gene encoding tRNA glutamyl-Q(34) synthetase GluQRS → MYIGRFAPSPTGPLHAGSLVAALASWLDARAHGGRWLVRIEDVDTPRCVPGADQFILSQLAACGLMPDEAPVWQSQRTTHYRAALDRLVASGHAYPCACSRKDIEAAQAARGTLRQRGAELPYPGTCRPEHGGLNGRAPRAWRLHTGNFSFNDAPAHSLSAESATNSIANVTPLRWHDRRLGTQHQHVEQAVGDFVLLRADGLWAYQLAVVVDDALQGITHVVRGEDLADNTPRQILLQRALAVPTPRYLHTPLVLAKDGQKLSKQNGAQALDVSQPLVALTHAAQTLGLSAPPAGTVGLALAAWRDEWARRWAAGSG
- a CDS encoding FAD-dependent oxidoreductase, with protein sequence MKRTQRPPRTPSSRRIAVIGAGIAGLACARTLQRAGCDVQVFEAADEPGGRLASQDSPFGTFDTGAQYFTVRDARFTQALQATAADVVRPWSANAVRVLDEHGRVVEAALPAREAHWVAVPSMNGLPQRWAAPLQAARALHLGTQVERIAVHPAGWQVQARDASDPHRPPGWL